The segment TCTTTCCCCAATATTCTATATTGTCCGCCGACTTTATTGGCTTTTAATAGGCCTTTTTTAAGCAAGCGCTTAACAGTGCTATTACTAATTTTTAATAGTTTTTGTGTTTCAGAAGTAGTATATATTGTATTTGGTTTTATTTCTTGTTCCATATAATTAATTATACATTAAAGTGTCAAAAAGTGTCAAGTAATATCATTTTTTTTATATAGCTAATTTTATGCGCCTAAGTTTGTTTAAAAAATATTACCATAAATAAATTTTTTTAATAACAGTAAATTCACACAAATATACAAATTTGATACGAATATTACAAATAAAATTTGTATTATTTGTAGTTGATTTGTAGATTTGTGGTTAAACAACTATAGTTATTAAATAATATTTTAATATAATTCATAATTGTTATAATTAAATTGTATAAGATAGGTTATCTGGCTTTTGACTTCGTATACCATTTATAAGTATTTTTAATTCCTTGTTTTAACTCTGTTTTATGTTTCCATCCTAAATTACGCAAATGATCAACATTAAGCAATTTTCTTGGCGCGCCGTCAGGATTGTTGTTGTCCCAAATTATTTTTCCTTTATATTTTATAATATTTTTAATTATTTCTGATAATTCTTTAATACTAATATCTTTGCCAGTTCCAATGTTTATAATTTCAGAGTCATTATAATTTTTCATTAAAAAAATACAAGCGTCAGCTAAATCATCAACATATAAAAATTCGCGTTTAGGATTTCCTGTCCCCCAAAGTATTATTTCTTTTTTAT is part of the Patescibacteria group bacterium genome and harbors:
- a CDS encoding helix-turn-helix domain-containing protein — its product is MEQEIKPNTIYTTSETQKLLKISNSTVKRLLKKGLLKANKVGGQYRILGKEILRLVSPTAEKKAIKSYLNLKNKIVDKINKW